From Helicobacter anatolicus, the proteins below share one genomic window:
- a CDS encoding M48 family metallopeptidase, which produces MTFILISVFVLLYVIPKFYIDILQVRYIQKKLHAKAVILPQQDYIKSGKYAIKKIYFSLTMLIYETILFICWVYFGFEMLMYYLQTFLDSQTLQGVAFFMGFLLLQTFLNVPFNYYSTMILDKQYGFSTTTKQLFFIDTLKSFIVLTVIGTIFSYIFIYFADHFEFWWLYGACVAIIAILLFNIFYPIVFAPLFNTFTPLKNEELQKKITHLLDHVGFKNNGVFVMDASRRDGRLNAYFGGIGKAKRVILFDTLLNKVSTDGLLAILGHELGHFKHKDIIKNFFISGVLIFIMFSIAGVLSIQILQDLGIYSNNGGILALMILLSPILSFWAMPLIGYFNRKAEYAADDFGASLTNKSTLANALVRIVNENKSFPHSHPIYVFFHYTHPPLLNRLKVLEYQFEN; this is translated from the coding sequence ATGACATTTATTCTAATTTCTGTTTTTGTGTTGTTGTATGTAATACCAAAATTTTATATTGATATTTTACAAGTCCGCTACATCCAAAAAAAATTACACGCAAAAGCTGTGATTTTACCTCAACAAGACTATATAAAATCTGGAAAATATGCTATCAAAAAAATTTATTTTTCCTTAACTATGCTGATTTATGAAACTATTTTATTTATATGCTGGGTATATTTTGGTTTTGAAATGCTAATGTATTATTTGCAAACCTTTTTAGATTCCCAAACATTACAAGGAGTAGCCTTTTTCATGGGCTTTTTATTACTGCAAACCTTTTTAAACGTTCCTTTTAATTATTATTCAACCATGATACTAGATAAACAATATGGCTTTAGTACCACCACCAAACAACTCTTTTTTATTGATACCTTAAAAAGTTTTATTGTCTTGACAGTGATTGGAACAATCTTTAGTTATATTTTTATTTACTTCGCAGATCATTTTGAGTTTTGGTGGCTTTATGGCGCCTGTGTTGCTATTATTGCAATATTATTATTTAATATCTTTTATCCTATTGTTTTTGCACCACTTTTTAACACTTTCACTCCACTAAAAAATGAAGAATTACAGAAAAAAATTACACACTTGCTTGATCATGTCGGTTTTAAAAATAATGGTGTTTTTGTTATGGATGCAAGCCGTAGAGATGGCAGATTAAATGCATATTTTGGTGGTATTGGCAAAGCAAAACGCGTAATTTTATTTGATACTCTACTAAACAAGGTAAGCACAGATGGATTACTTGCAATACTAGGACATGAACTTGGACATTTCAAACACAAAGATATTATCAAAAATTTTTTTATTAGCGGGGTTTTGATTTTTATCATGTTTTCTATTGCTGGAGTTTTAAGTATTCAAATCCTACAAGACTTAGGAATCTATAGTAATAATGGTGGTATCTTAGCATTAATGATCCTTTTATCTCCGATTTTATCTTTTTGGGCTATGCCACTAATTGGTTATTTTAATAGAAAAGCAGAATATGCTGCGGATGATTTTGGAGCAAGCCTTACCAATAAATCTACACTTGCAAATGCACTAGTAAGAATTGTTAATGAAAATAAATCATTCCCACATTCTCACCCTATCTATGTATTTTTTCACTATACGCACCCCCCATTACTCAACAGACTTAAAGTGTTGGAGTATCAATTTGAAAATTAA
- the prmC gene encoding peptide chain release factor N(5)-glutamine methyltransferase — MKINEALLKAKKYLLQSSIINLRPSLESEILLAYVLKTTREWLHTWGDQLLHEDDFEKFWHYIELRKNNYPVEYITHQAGFYSKNFYVNSNVLIPRPETELLINSVDFFIQHYQLKNIVEIGTGSGAIAITLALKYPDINIIATDISLQALEVAQVNIEKFHTTQNNLKNKITLLHTNLIDSVQNDIDLLISNPPYIAKDYPLEPHVLLEPHTALFGGERGYEILLQIIQESQKRGVRFLACEMGYDQKEVLQNALTEVGYKADFYKDFAGIDRGFVAQK; from the coding sequence TTGAAAATTAATGAAGCATTACTTAAAGCAAAAAAATATCTACTTCAATCTTCCATAATAAATCTACGCCCATCTCTAGAGAGTGAAATTTTGCTTGCATATGTCTTAAAAACAACTAGAGAATGGCTACACACTTGGGGAGATCAATTATTACATGAAGATGATTTTGAAAAATTCTGGCATTATATTGAACTAAGAAAAAACAACTATCCTGTTGAATATATCACCCATCAAGCAGGGTTTTATAGTAAAAATTTCTATGTCAATTCCAATGTCCTTATCCCTCGCCCAGAAACAGAATTGCTCATCAATTCTGTAGATTTTTTTATCCAGCATTATCAACTAAAAAATATTGTTGAAATAGGCACAGGAAGCGGTGCTATTGCTATTACTCTTGCGTTAAAATATCCTGATATTAATATCATTGCCACAGATATTTCATTACAAGCCTTAGAAGTAGCACAAGTTAATATTGAAAAATTCCATACCACACAAAATAATCTCAAAAATAAAATTACCCTATTGCACACAAATCTTATAGATTCTGTACAAAATGATATTGATTTACTCATCTCCAATCCCCCTTATATCGCAAAAGACTATCCCTTAGAGCCACATGTTCTCCTAGAACCCCATACTGCATTATTTGGTGGGGAACGAGGGTATGAAATTTTATTACAAATCATCCAAGAATCTCAAAAAAGAGGGGTAAGGTTTTTAGCCTGTGAAATGGGATACGACCAAAAAGAAGTTTTACAAAATGCACTCACAGAAGTGGGATACAAAGCAGATTTTTATAAAGATTTTGCGGGAATTGACCGTGGTTTTGTCGCACAAAAATAA
- a CDS encoding YqhA family protein, producing MKKFFEMILWNTRLIVLLAVILSLVGSVLLFVVASWDIVEAGMQTVAYYTGSISHEESDIHNLLLNTIISSVDLYLIAVVLLIFSFGLYELFISKINIKEISNIKVLEIHTLDQLKDKLAKVIVMALIVAFFSKVLNMEITSTLDMIYFAASILALSLGLYFLHKDSKH from the coding sequence ATGAAAAAATTTTTTGAAATGATTTTATGGAATACAAGATTGATTGTCTTGTTGGCAGTGATTTTATCTTTGGTGGGATCGGTGCTTTTATTTGTTGTGGCTAGTTGGGATATTGTTGAAGCAGGAATGCAGACTGTAGCATATTACACAGGTAGTATAAGTCATGAAGAGAGTGATATTCACAATCTTTTATTAAATACAATTATTAGCTCTGTTGATTTATATTTAATTGCAGTGGTACTTTTAATTTTTTCTTTTGGGCTTTATGAGCTTTTTATTTCAAAAATCAATATCAAAGAAATTTCTAACATCAAGGTCTTGGAGATTCATACTCTAGATCAGCTTAAAGATAAACTTGCAAAAGTAATTGTGATGGCATTGATTGTGGCATTTTTTTCAAAAGTGCTTAATATGGAAATCACATCGACACTAGATATGATTTATTTTGCTGCTTCAATTCTCGCATTATCACTAGGACTTTATTTTTTACATAAAGACTCTAAGCATTGA
- a CDS encoding Do family serine endopeptidase codes for MKNKIILSLALTLSLGAFEIENMPDVTQRTQPDTSTTSVYSYNNSIKHAIMAVVNISTQKKIKSSLQNNPMFNDPFFQQFFGDLYNQVPKDRIERALGSGVIVSPDGYIVTNNHVIDGASKILVTLPDSSKEYNATLVGTDPDSDLAVIKIDKKDLPYIKFANSNNVLVGDVVFAIGNPFGVGETVTQGIISALNKNGMGINNYENFLQTDTSINPGNSGGALIDTRGALVGINTAIISRSGGNLGIGFAIPSDMVKNVVNQLIKDGKIQRGYLGVGIQDINNDLRDSYNNREGAVVISLEKDSPAKKAGLMVWDLITEVNGKKIKNSAELKNLIGTLKPNSATTLKILRDGKEQTITLNLAERNAEKNNNPVNTKNNDEGELKGLRVESITPQMRQQYNISNSIQGVIITSVAEDSPAQEAGFNQGDIIAQIENISIKNTADFTNAINKFKGKSKRILVYTRNGVKTIVTK; via the coding sequence ATGAAAAACAAGATTATTCTAAGCCTTGCTCTAACTCTTAGTCTTGGAGCATTTGAAATAGAGAATATGCCAGATGTTACGCAACGCACACAACCAGATACATCAACAACAAGCGTATATTCTTATAATAATTCTATCAAGCATGCCATTATGGCTGTGGTAAATATCTCTACACAAAAAAAAATCAAATCTTCTTTACAAAATAATCCTATGTTTAATGATCCATTCTTCCAACAATTTTTTGGCGATCTCTACAATCAAGTCCCCAAAGATAGAATCGAACGCGCGCTAGGAAGTGGAGTAATTGTTTCTCCTGATGGCTATATTGTCACAAATAACCATGTAATTGATGGGGCAAGCAAGATTCTTGTTACCCTACCAGATAGTTCAAAAGAATATAACGCAACCTTGGTGGGTACAGATCCTGATAGCGATTTAGCTGTAATTAAAATTGATAAAAAAGATTTACCCTATATCAAATTTGCAAATAGCAATAATGTATTAGTAGGAGATGTTGTATTTGCAATAGGTAATCCTTTTGGTGTAGGAGAAACGGTTACTCAAGGAATCATTTCTGCTCTCAACAAAAACGGTATGGGAATTAATAATTATGAAAACTTCTTACAAACAGATACTTCCATCAATCCTGGAAATTCAGGGGGAGCTCTTATTGATACACGAGGGGCTTTGGTAGGAATTAATACTGCAATCATTTCACGATCTGGAGGTAATCTCGGAATTGGATTTGCTATCCCTTCGGATATGGTAAAAAATGTCGTTAATCAACTCATAAAAGATGGAAAAATACAAAGAGGATATCTTGGTGTAGGTATTCAAGATATCAATAACGATCTTAGAGATAGTTATAATAATCGTGAAGGAGCTGTGGTAATTAGCCTAGAAAAAGATTCTCCTGCAAAAAAAGCAGGTTTAATGGTATGGGATCTTATCACCGAGGTTAATGGCAAAAAGATAAAAAATAGTGCTGAGTTAAAAAATCTTATTGGTACTTTAAAGCCAAACTCTGCAACAACACTAAAAATTCTAAGAGATGGCAAAGAACAAACAATTACTCTTAATCTTGCAGAGCGTAATGCAGAAAAAAACAATAATCCTGTGAATACAAAAAATAATGATGAAGGAGAACTAAAGGGACTTAGAGTAGAAAGCATTACTCCACAAATGAGACAACAATACAATATTAGTAATAGTATTCAAGGTGTTATCATTACAAGTGTAGCAGAAGATTCTCCAGCACAAGAAGCAGGCTTTAATCAAGGTGATATCATCGCTCAAATTGAAAATATCAGTATTAAAAATACAGCAGATTTTACCAATGCAATCAATAAATTTAAAGGTAAAAGCAAAAGAATTTTGGTATATACACGCAATGGAGTAAAAACCATCGTTACCAAATAA
- a CDS encoding ABC transporter ATP-binding protein/permease: protein MKKNKFLHDIGLIFTLITRRDKMILFFLLFATLFLTLVETFGVSVIMPFITLATNPDLILNQRIPREIYDFFNFKNTTDFMITFSIVLIIFYIFRAVYNITYNYFLNRFVSRKYHYFSYSIFCRVLRSDYENFSKKNLDEIRKKIVTDSLRTSQFLSSFLNIFAEISIGLLLYVILLLISWKMTMILTLFLGINVFLIVKGVGRAVDKQGQERSKSEEGFYKIISHTLSNFKIVKLRAKEEEDFRLFEQISLKRSRAQALYGTLTLLPRNILETIGFCILVACVGYILYSYGDAKAVLPIVSMYALALYRVLPSVTRILDHYNAMLFVGKAVEDIYEAMTDEEKVEGDTQVIFENNIILKNIHFSYPGKRELFHGLDLEIKKGEKVAFVGTSGAGKSTLVDLIIGILQPKDGEILIDGVKLNSENIRSWRKKIGYIPQDIYLFDGSVGENITFGSKMDKKRLIEVAKMTKIYDFLQENNGFDTQVGDGGKQLSGGQRQRIGIARALYNNPDILVLDEATSALDTKTESVIMDEIYNIAKNKTLLIIAHRLSTIERCEKKIIIGKK from the coding sequence ATGAAAAAAAATAAATTTTTGCATGATATTGGCTTGATTTTTACTCTGATTACAAGAAGAGATAAAATGATTTTATTTTTTTTATTATTTGCCACCTTATTTCTTACTCTTGTAGAAACTTTTGGAGTGAGTGTGATTATGCCATTTATTACTTTGGCAACAAACCCTGATTTGATTTTAAACCAAAGAATCCCTAGAGAAATTTATGATTTTTTTAACTTTAAAAATACTACAGATTTTATGATCACATTTTCTATTGTTTTGATTATTTTTTATATTTTTAGAGCAGTTTATAATATTACTTATAATTATTTTTTAAATCGCTTTGTATCACGGAAATATCATTATTTTTCTTATAGTATTTTTTGTAGAGTTTTGCGTTCAGATTATGAAAATTTTTCCAAAAAAAATCTTGATGAAATTCGTAAAAAAATCGTGACAGATTCTTTGCGAACATCGCAATTTTTGAGTAGTTTTTTAAATATTTTTGCAGAAATTAGTATTGGATTGCTTTTGTATGTAATTTTATTGCTGATTAGTTGGAAAATGACAATGATTTTGACTTTATTTTTGGGAATTAATGTTTTTTTGATTGTCAAAGGTGTGGGTAGGGCTGTGGATAAACAGGGTCAAGAACGATCAAAAAGTGAAGAGGGGTTTTATAAAATTATTTCGCATACTTTAAGTAATTTTAAAATTGTGAAATTGCGTGCAAAAGAAGAAGAAGATTTTAGACTTTTTGAACAAATTTCTTTGAAACGTTCTAGAGCACAGGCGCTTTATGGAACCTTAACGCTTTTACCTAGAAATATTTTAGAAACTATTGGTTTTTGTATTTTGGTGGCATGTGTGGGATATATTTTATATTCTTATGGAGATGCAAAAGCAGTTTTGCCTATTGTGTCTATGTATGCTTTAGCGCTTTATCGCGTATTGCCATCTGTGACAAGAATTTTGGATCACTATAATGCAATGCTTTTTGTTGGTAAGGCAGTAGAAGATATTTATGAAGCAATGACAGACGAGGAAAAAGTAGAGGGGGATACTCAGGTTATTTTTGAAAATAATATTATTTTAAAAAATATTCACTTTTCTTATCCAGGAAAAAGAGAATTATTTCACGGGCTTGATTTAGAAATTAAAAAGGGTGAAAAAGTAGCGTTTGTGGGGACAAGTGGCGCAGGAAAATCAACTTTAGTAGATTTAATTATCGGAATCTTGCAACCAAAAGATGGAGAGATTTTGATTGATGGTGTGAAATTGAATTCTGAAAATATTCGTTCATGGCGTAAAAAGATAGGATATATTCCTCAAGATATTTATCTTTTTGATGGGAGTGTGGGCGAAAATATTACCTTTGGGAGCAAGATGGATAAAAAACGCTTAATCGAAGTTGCAAAAATGACAAAGATTTATGATTTTTTGCAGGAAAATAATGGATTTGATACACAGGTTGGTGATGGAGGTAAGCAGCTAAGTGGTGGTCAAAGACAACGTATAGGGATTGCAAGGGCGCTTTATAATAATCCTGATATTTTGGTACTTGATGAGGCTACGAGTGCTTTGGATACGAAAACAGAGAGTGTTATTATGGATGAGATTTATAATATTGCAAAAAATAAAACACTTTTAATTATTGCACATCGCTTAAGTACAATTGAAAGATGTGAAAAGAAAATTATTATTGGTAAAAAATAA
- a CDS encoding GDP-L-fucose synthase family protein encodes MKKDSVIFVAGHRGLVGSAILKTLLSRGYCNVIVKTREELDLLDFYALEEFFKTHAIEYVFLCAAKVGGIVANNTYRADFIYQNLTLQNHMLFLAYKYGVKKLLFLGSSCIYPKNSPQPIKEEYLLSGELEYTNEPYAIAKIAGLKMCESFNLQYDTNFISVMPTNLYGENDNFDLQNSHVLPALMRKFHEAKIRGEDHVVVWGSGNPRREFLHSMDMAEACIFLMENINFSDLICENMKNQIKNTHINIGFGEDISIKDLAFLIKEVVGFNGKIVFDHTKPDGTLKKLLDSTKIFDLGWKPKINLKEGILKTYQWYLENEKK; translated from the coding sequence ATGAAAAAAGATTCTGTAATTTTTGTGGCAGGACATAGGGGGCTTGTAGGTTCTGCAATTTTAAAAACATTGTTATCTAGGGGATATTGTAATGTGATTGTAAAGACTAGAGAAGAGTTGGACTTGCTTGATTTTTACGCATTAGAAGAATTTTTTAAGACGCATGCTATAGAGTATGTGTTCTTATGTGCAGCAAAGGTAGGGGGGATAGTGGCAAATAATACTTATCGTGCAGATTTTATTTATCAAAATCTAACTCTACAAAATCATATGCTATTTTTAGCATATAAATATGGAGTAAAAAAACTTTTATTTTTAGGATCTAGTTGCATTTACCCTAAAAATTCTCCACAACCTATCAAAGAAGAATATCTCTTAAGCGGTGAGTTAGAATACACCAATGAACCTTATGCGATCGCTAAAATTGCAGGGCTTAAAATGTGTGAATCTTTTAATTTGCAATATGACACAAATTTTATTTCTGTGATGCCGACAAATTTATATGGTGAAAATGATAATTTTGATTTACAGAATTCGCATGTCTTGCCTGCTTTGATGAGAAAGTTTCATGAAGCAAAAATACGCGGTGAGGATCATGTTGTTGTATGGGGTAGCGGGAATCCTAGAAGAGAATTTTTACATAGTATGGATATGGCAGAGGCTTGTATATTTTTGATGGAAAATATTAATTTTAGTGATCTTATTTGTGAAAATATGAAAAATCAAATAAAAAATACACACATTAATATTGGTTTTGGCGAGGATATTAGTATTAAAGATTTAGCATTTTTAATAAAAGAGGTAGTGGGATTTAATGGTAAAATTGTTTTTGATCATACAAAGCCTGATGGGACACTAAAAAAATTGCTTGATAGCACAAAGATTTTTGACCTTGGTTGGAAACCAAAAATTAACCTTAAAGAGGGGATTTTAAAAACTTATCAATGGTATTTAGAAAATGAAAAAAAATAA
- a CDS encoding aminotransferase class V-fold PLP-dependent enzyme, which yields MKNFLHTAFRELLDVYGDKVEYVRENIILKKHAIYFDWTASGLANQIIENRIAEILPYYANTHSIASKHAFLIQELYKESKNVIRKSLGLSEDFVLLACGSGATGAIKKFQELLGIYIPPQTKKYVDIKKQELPLVVVGAFEHHSNEISFREGLCEVYRIPLCSDFSFDLIDFEKTLKKNKHRRIIVSCNVLSNVTGNRAPIEKISTIARKYGCIIALDMATSSVDISIDSSYFDACFLSPHKLIGGVGSCGILAIKKELIDLETSPSFAGGGVVKYVDRKTQIYATDFEQREEAGTPPLLQIFRSALVYQMRNEVGLDVIKQKKRVLMRVLLKGLREIEGIKIYGGMEHEGIVSFNIKGISPFILAHYLSYNYQIQTRAGCSCAGPYGHDLLGLEDGVFLGEDSQYGWLRVSLHYTHTLFEIEHLLLVLKKLVDLLRVS from the coding sequence TTGAAAAATTTTTTGCATACAGCTTTTAGAGAGTTGTTAGATGTTTATGGCGATAAAGTGGAATATGTCCGCGAAAATATAATTTTAAAAAAACATGCAATATATTTTGATTGGACTGCCTCAGGTCTTGCAAATCAAATTATTGAAAATCGTATAGCAGAAATTTTACCTTACTATGCAAATACGCACTCTATAGCATCTAAGCATGCATTTTTGATTCAAGAGCTTTACAAAGAATCAAAAAATGTGATAAGAAAATCTTTAGGACTTAGTGAGGATTTTGTATTGCTTGCATGTGGTAGTGGTGCTACAGGAGCTATTAAAAAATTTCAAGAACTTTTAGGAATCTATATTCCTCCGCAAACAAAAAAATATGTAGATATCAAAAAACAAGAGTTGCCATTGGTAGTTGTGGGAGCTTTTGAACATCATTCTAATGAAATTAGTTTTCGAGAGGGGTTGTGTGAAGTGTATCGCATTCCTTTGTGTAGTGATTTTAGTTTTGATTTAATAGATTTTGAAAAAACTTTAAAAAAAAATAAGCATCGTAGAATTATTGTATCTTGCAATGTGCTTTCTAATGTTACAGGAAATAGGGCGCCTATTGAAAAAATCTCTACTATTGCACGTAAATATGGTTGTATAATTGCTCTAGATATGGCAACAAGTTCTGTGGATATTTCTATAGATTCTTCTTATTTTGATGCATGTTTTCTTTCTCCGCATAAACTTATTGGAGGGGTAGGAAGCTGTGGAATTTTAGCAATCAAAAAAGAATTGATAGATTTGGAAACATCACCTAGTTTTGCAGGTGGTGGGGTGGTGAAGTATGTTGATCGAAAAACTCAGATTTATGCTACAGATTTTGAACAAAGAGAGGAAGCTGGGACTCCACCACTTTTGCAGATTTTTCGCTCAGCATTAGTTTATCAAATGCGGAATGAAGTAGGGTTAGATGTGATTAAGCAAAAAAAACGCGTTTTAATGCGTGTTTTATTGAAAGGATTAAGAGAAATTGAGGGAATTAAAATTTATGGAGGTATGGAACATGAGGGGATTGTTTCTTTTAATATCAAGGGGATTTCACCTTTTATTTTGGCACATTATTTGAGTTATAATTATCAAATACAAACGCGCGCAGGATGCAGTTGTGCAGGTCCTTATGGGCATGATTTGTTAGGTTTAGAAGACGGGGTATTTTTAGGTGAAGATAGTCAATATGGCTGGCTTAGAGTAAGTTTGCACTATACGCATACTTTATTTGAAATAGAACACTTATTGCTAGTTTTGAAAAAATTAGTAGATTTATTACGAGTTTCTTAA
- a CDS encoding histidine triad nucleotide-binding protein encodes MNVFEKIIKGEIPCKKVLENDKFLAFYDIAPKAPIHILAIPKQGYKDFNAMPKELLAEMSDFIIEVVKKVGIYESGYRLITNIGNDGGQEVPHFHYHILGGAKLRWEALA; translated from the coding sequence ATGAATGTTTTTGAAAAAATTATAAAAGGTGAGATTCCTTGTAAAAAAGTTTTAGAAAATGATAAATTTTTGGCATTTTATGATATTGCACCTAAGGCACCTATTCATATATTGGCTATTCCTAAGCAGGGTTACAAAGATTTTAATGCAATGCCAAAAGAATTATTAGCTGAGATGAGTGATTTTATTATAGAGGTAGTGAAGAAAGTAGGGATTTATGAGAGTGGATATCGTTTGATTACTAATATTGGAAATGATGGTGGGCAAGAAGTGCCACATTTTCATTATCATATTTTAGGTGGCGCTAAGCTTAGATGGGAGGCCTTGGCTTAA
- a CDS encoding biotin synthase, giving the protein MKKDIFLCSISNVSSGNCAEDCAYCTQSVHYKTGVETYKTKPISTIVQEAKRLKEFGALGFCLVTSGRELDSQKCDYIANIAHALKAEKLDLHLIACCGRADLDSLRYLKNNGIDSYNHNLETAQSFFSKICSTHTWEERYQTCQNTLKAELGLCSGGIFGLGESWDQRIEFLEALKSLQPHSTPINFFINNKALPIVQNTISRDEALECIVMARGYLPHVRLMIAGGRELVFGDEQKDLYENGVNAIVLGDYLTTRGHTPQSDIARLKSYGLDIATTCH; this is encoded by the coding sequence ATGAAAAAAGATATTTTTTTATGTTCTATTTCAAATGTAAGCAGTGGAAATTGTGCAGAGGATTGTGCATATTGCACGCAGAGTGTGCATTATAAAACAGGGGTAGAGACTTATAAAACTAAACCTATTTCTACTATTGTGCAAGAAGCAAAGAGATTAAAAGAGTTTGGCGCCCTTGGTTTTTGTCTTGTGACTTCAGGTAGAGAGTTAGATTCTCAAAAGTGTGATTATATTGCAAATATTGCCCATGCTTTGAAAGCAGAGAAATTGGATTTGCATTTAATTGCTTGTTGTGGTAGGGCAGATCTAGATTCTTTGCGTTATCTTAAAAATAACGGCATTGATAGCTATAATCACAATTTAGAGACTGCACAAAGCTTTTTTAGTAAAATTTGTAGTACACATACTTGGGAGGAGCGTTATCAAACTTGTCAAAATACACTAAAAGCAGAACTTGGGCTTTGTAGTGGGGGGATTTTTGGCCTAGGAGAGAGCTGGGATCAAAGAATAGAGTTTTTAGAAGCTTTAAAATCTTTGCAGCCTCATAGTACACCAATCAATTTTTTTATTAATAATAAAGCTTTGCCTATTGTGCAAAATACGATTAGTAGAGATGAGGCATTAGAGTGTATTGTAATGGCTAGAGGTTATCTGCCACATGTGCGCTTGATGATTGCTGGTGGAAGAGAGCTTGTTTTTGGAGATGAGCAAAAGGATTTATATGAAAATGGTGTAAATGCAATTGTTTTGGGGGATTATTTAACAACAAGGGGACATACACCACAAAGCGATATCGCTAGATTGAAATCTTATGGCTTAGATATTGCAACAACTTGTCATTGA